From Mycolicibacterium nivoides, a single genomic window includes:
- a CDS encoding TetR/AcrR family transcriptional regulator C-terminal domain-containing protein has translation MGRPPLPLLSPDRITSAAMDLVNSTGGFSVPQLARALKVRPSSLYNHVAGREQIVELLRERAMSEVTLPADDPARPWTEVVADIMRSYRQSYARYPRLIPLLTAHAVNSEHALTMYNTLAVTFSRAGFDPADTLRAITLIDSFVLGSALDVAAPDEPWSTGAEVGPELTAALTTGSAKPARADDAFEFGIAVLLYGLAAVIPGAERN, from the coding sequence ATGGGACGCCCTCCGCTACCGCTGCTCTCCCCCGACCGCATCACCAGTGCGGCAATGGATTTGGTCAACTCAACCGGTGGATTCAGCGTCCCTCAACTCGCCCGGGCGCTGAAGGTCCGGCCGTCATCGCTCTACAACCACGTCGCCGGCCGCGAACAGATCGTCGAACTGCTACGCGAGCGGGCCATGTCCGAAGTCACCCTCCCCGCGGATGACCCGGCCCGGCCCTGGACCGAGGTGGTCGCCGACATCATGCGGTCCTACCGGCAGAGCTACGCCCGCTATCCGCGCCTCATCCCGCTGCTCACGGCACACGCGGTGAACAGCGAACACGCTCTGACCATGTACAACACCCTGGCCGTCACCTTCAGCCGCGCCGGATTCGACCCAGCCGACACGCTGCGCGCCATCACCCTGATCGACTCTTTCGTGCTGGGCTCGGCCCTGGACGTCGCGGCCCCCGACGAACCCTGGAGCACCGGCGCCGAGGTGGGCCCGGAACTGACCGCCGCGCTGACCACCGGCAGCGCCAAGCCCGCCCGCGCCGACGACGCCTTCGAATTCGGCATCGCGGTACTGCTTTACGGACTGGCGGCCGTGATACCGGGCGCCGAGCGAAATTGA
- a CDS encoding nitrilase-related carbon-nitrogen hydrolase: MITLTATAPESLSRSAASTRPPLRVGLVQHRWRPDATELVRVLRDGIDRAAGAGAALVCLPEITLLRYPADTPAGPNPGESAEDLTGGPTFALAAEAARANDVFVHASLYEKAPAADGLGFNTAILVTPSGELAGYTRKLHIPISAGYYEDTYFRPGPGGSTGQTDPYPVYNPEGLGARVGLPTCWDEWFPEVARSYSLGGAEIVVYPTAIGSEPVFPAFDTQPLWQHVIVANGISSGLFMVVPNRVGDEGKVTFYGSSFISDPFGRVLVQAPRDEEAVLVADLDLDQRRDWLELFPFLLTRRPDTYTALTAPVDVEHPYGVGHEATAVVK; the protein is encoded by the coding sequence ATGATCACCCTGACCGCCACCGCTCCCGAGTCGTTGTCCCGCAGCGCCGCGTCGACCCGCCCTCCGCTGCGGGTCGGGTTGGTGCAGCATCGGTGGCGGCCCGATGCGACAGAGCTGGTCAGGGTGCTGCGGGACGGTATCGACAGGGCAGCCGGCGCCGGCGCCGCGCTGGTCTGCCTGCCGGAGATAACCCTGCTGCGCTACCCCGCGGACACCCCGGCCGGACCGAACCCCGGCGAGTCCGCCGAGGATCTCACCGGAGGCCCGACCTTCGCCCTGGCCGCCGAGGCGGCCCGCGCGAACGACGTCTTCGTGCACGCCTCGCTGTACGAAAAGGCTCCGGCGGCAGATGGATTGGGCTTCAACACGGCAATCCTGGTGACCCCGTCGGGGGAGCTGGCCGGTTACACCCGCAAGCTGCACATCCCGATCTCGGCCGGCTACTACGAAGACACCTACTTCCGTCCGGGTCCAGGAGGCTCCACCGGCCAGACTGACCCGTATCCCGTGTACAACCCGGAGGGCCTGGGTGCCCGCGTCGGCCTGCCGACCTGCTGGGACGAATGGTTCCCGGAAGTGGCTCGCAGCTACTCACTCGGCGGTGCCGAGATCGTGGTCTATCCGACGGCCATCGGTTCGGAGCCGGTGTTCCCGGCCTTCGACACCCAACCGTTGTGGCAGCACGTGATCGTCGCCAACGGCATCAGCAGCGGGCTGTTCATGGTGGTGCCCAACCGGGTCGGTGACGAGGGCAAGGTCACCTTCTACGGTTCGTCGTTCATCTCCGACCCGTTCGGCCGGGTGCTGGTGCAGGCACCTCGCGACGAAGAAGCCGTGCTGGTCGCCGACCTGGATCTGGATCAGCGCCGGGACTGGCTGGAGCTGTTCCCGTTTCTTCTCACCCGGCGGCCCGACACCTACACCGCGCTGACCGCGCCGGTCGATGTGGAGCACCCGTACGGCGTCGGCCACGAAGCCACGGCAGTGGTGAAATGA
- a CDS encoding agmatine deiminase family protein codes for MTTYRMPAESAPQDRVWMAFPSAGYSLGDTEAEHHEARSTWAAVAHAVLEFEPVTMVVDPAEMSAARRYLSAAVDIVEAPLNDAWMRDIGPTFVHAGDGSVAAVDWVFNGWGAQDWAQWDSDSKIGAAVADWSGVPVVDSNLVNEGGGIQVDGLGTVLVTETVQLDPGRNPGATKADVEAELARTIGADHTVWLPHGLTRDSQRFGTRGHVDIVAAIPSPGRLLLHAQSADSHPDHLVCKEIRASIEQTHDVAGRPWEIVELPAPDQLTDAEGFVDYSYINHLVVNGGVIACAFGDPRDADAAAILAEQYPGRRVLSVDARPLFERGGGIHCITQHQPSARRR; via the coding sequence ATGACCACCTACCGGATGCCGGCCGAGAGTGCGCCGCAGGATCGTGTTTGGATGGCGTTCCCGTCGGCCGGCTACTCGCTGGGCGACACCGAAGCCGAGCACCACGAAGCGCGCAGCACCTGGGCGGCGGTCGCGCACGCGGTGCTGGAGTTCGAACCGGTGACGATGGTGGTGGACCCCGCCGAAATGTCGGCGGCCCGGCGCTATCTGTCCGCCGCTGTCGACATCGTCGAGGCGCCGTTGAACGACGCCTGGATGCGCGATATCGGTCCGACCTTCGTACACGCCGGGGACGGTTCGGTGGCGGCGGTGGACTGGGTGTTCAACGGCTGGGGCGCCCAGGATTGGGCGCAGTGGGACAGCGACTCCAAAATCGGTGCGGCCGTTGCCGATTGGTCCGGCGTACCGGTGGTGGACTCGAACCTGGTGAACGAAGGCGGTGGGATCCAGGTCGACGGGCTGGGAACGGTCCTGGTCACCGAGACCGTGCAACTGGATCCCGGCCGCAACCCCGGCGCCACCAAGGCCGACGTCGAAGCCGAGCTGGCCCGCACCATCGGTGCCGATCACACGGTCTGGTTGCCGCACGGGCTGACCCGTGACTCGCAGCGCTTCGGTACGCGCGGGCACGTCGACATCGTGGCCGCGATACCCTCGCCGGGCCGGCTGCTTCTGCATGCGCAGAGTGCCGACTCTCACCCGGATCACCTGGTGTGCAAGGAGATCCGGGCATCGATCGAGCAGACCCACGATGTCGCCGGACGGCCGTGGGAGATCGTCGAACTACCCGCGCCCGACCAGTTGACCGACGCGGAAGGCTTCGTCGACTACAGCTACATCAATCACCTGGTGGTCAACGGCGGCGTGATCGCCTGCGCGTTCGGCGATCCCAGGGATGCGGACGCGGCGGCCATCCTGGCCGAGCAGTACCCGGGCCGCCGTGTCCTCAGCGTCGACGCCCGCCCGCTGTTCGAGCGTGGCGGCGGCATTCACTGCATCACCCAGCATCAGCCTTCGGCCCGCCGGCGGTGA
- a CDS encoding NAD-glutamate dehydrogenase domain-containing protein, with amino-acid sequence MSMVVRPDMAETLAVENPSARVSFAADEAGTRAEVQWPGSPPLLAEVCAMFEHFGLRVASYEVSDAGHCYEFCGLNLPVATLDLIARAYEAAIAGRWQVDRYAALIASAGIDWRRVVLTRAITRFIRQTGLGFSTDYIIDSLLAAPDFVNALLALFDARFDPDGTDHTDAEQADRDVAALVDAATSLDDERIRRALHSFVRATLRTNWFQLGPDGQAKDYLSFKIDSAQLAGVGPVVPHREIYVYSDAMEGIHLRSGAIARGGLRWSNRAEDFRTEVLGLMKTQAVKNAPIVPTGAKGAFVLRNADVAPADGYRTFIRGMLDITDNIVDGAVRHPDRTVCPDGDDAYLVVAADKGTAKFSDLANSVAAEYGFWLGDAFASGGSAGYDHKAMGITARGAWLSVRRHFAEAGRDIDVEPFTVAGIGDMSGDVFGNGMLLSHNIKLVAAFDHRHIFVDPDPDPRASFGERARLFDLPASSWQDYDSTLISAGGGVWPRTAKSIPLSPQARTALSIEATECTPDELISAVLCAPVDLLWNGGVGTYVRSDGETDADAQDKANDRVRVSASQLRCKVIGEGGNLGLTQQARIGFALNGGRINADFIDNAAGVATSDLEVNIKIALDSGNIGTEQRNTLLTEATDDVAARVLEDNAEAILAISMAAAEADSLLDRHIRLISNLQDQAGVDPQVEGLPAAPELVRRRTMGLGLTRPEIAVLLAQSKNLVAQELLASEIPDHEAFAHRLGDYFPAAVAEHAHAEISRHPLRREIVATSVAGELINRVGPGTIYRMQERLAVTTPEVALAYATVRDILDLDALWAAELAGNSDEGRRIQALLQMRELVEHLTSWVLRNGDGNRAKVSEAIGRLIIAGGPAI; translated from the coding sequence ATGTCGATGGTTGTCCGACCCGACATGGCCGAGACTCTGGCTGTGGAAAACCCTTCTGCCCGAGTGTCTTTTGCCGCCGATGAAGCCGGCACCCGCGCCGAGGTGCAGTGGCCGGGAAGCCCGCCGCTGCTCGCCGAGGTCTGCGCCATGTTCGAACACTTCGGACTGCGCGTCGCGTCCTATGAGGTCAGCGACGCCGGACACTGCTACGAATTCTGCGGCCTGAACCTGCCGGTGGCCACCCTCGACCTGATCGCACGGGCCTACGAGGCGGCGATCGCCGGGCGCTGGCAGGTCGACCGATACGCCGCGCTCATCGCGTCGGCCGGTATCGATTGGCGCCGGGTGGTCCTGACTCGCGCGATCACCCGGTTCATCCGGCAGACCGGGTTGGGTTTCTCAACCGACTACATCATCGATTCGCTGCTCGCCGCACCGGATTTCGTCAACGCGCTGCTGGCGCTCTTCGATGCCCGTTTCGACCCCGACGGCACGGACCATACGGACGCCGAACAGGCCGATCGTGACGTGGCCGCCCTGGTGGATGCCGCCACGTCGCTCGACGACGAGCGCATTCGGCGCGCACTGCACAGCTTCGTGCGGGCGACCTTGCGTACCAACTGGTTCCAGCTCGGGCCGGACGGGCAGGCGAAGGACTACCTGTCGTTCAAGATCGACTCGGCCCAGCTGGCCGGCGTCGGCCCGGTGGTCCCGCACCGCGAGATCTACGTGTATTCCGACGCCATGGAGGGCATCCACCTGCGCAGCGGGGCCATCGCCCGAGGCGGTCTGCGCTGGTCGAATCGCGCCGAGGACTTCCGCACCGAGGTGCTCGGCCTGATGAAGACACAGGCCGTGAAGAACGCGCCCATCGTGCCCACCGGGGCCAAAGGCGCGTTCGTCCTCCGCAACGCCGACGTCGCCCCCGCCGACGGCTACCGCACGTTCATCCGCGGGATGCTCGACATCACCGACAACATCGTCGATGGCGCGGTCCGGCATCCGGACCGGACGGTGTGCCCCGACGGAGACGACGCCTACCTGGTCGTGGCCGCCGACAAGGGCACCGCGAAATTCTCCGACCTGGCCAATTCCGTTGCCGCCGAGTACGGCTTCTGGCTCGGCGATGCTTTCGCCTCCGGCGGCTCGGCCGGCTACGACCACAAGGCCATGGGCATCACGGCACGCGGAGCGTGGCTCTCGGTGCGGCGGCATTTCGCCGAAGCCGGCCGCGACATCGACGTCGAGCCGTTCACCGTGGCCGGTATCGGGGACATGTCCGGCGATGTGTTCGGCAACGGAATGCTGCTGTCCCACAACATCAAATTGGTCGCCGCCTTCGACCACCGGCACATCTTCGTCGATCCCGACCCGGACCCGCGGGCATCCTTCGGCGAGCGTGCACGGCTGTTCGATCTGCCCGCCTCGAGCTGGCAGGACTACGACTCCACGCTGATCTCGGCCGGCGGCGGGGTGTGGCCCCGCACGGCCAAGTCGATACCGCTCTCACCGCAGGCACGCACCGCGCTGAGTATCGAAGCAACCGAGTGCACCCCGGACGAACTGATCTCGGCGGTGCTGTGCGCACCCGTCGACCTGCTGTGGAACGGCGGTGTCGGCACCTACGTCAGGTCCGACGGGGAGACCGACGCCGATGCCCAGGACAAGGCCAACGACCGGGTCCGGGTATCGGCGTCGCAGCTGCGCTGCAAGGTGATCGGCGAAGGCGGCAACCTCGGGCTCACCCAGCAGGCGCGTATCGGGTTCGCCCTGAACGGCGGCCGGATCAATGCCGACTTCATCGACAACGCGGCCGGTGTCGCGACCTCGGACCTCGAGGTCAACATCAAGATCGCCCTGGATTCCGGAAACATCGGTACCGAACAGCGCAATACGCTGCTCACCGAGGCCACCGACGATGTCGCGGCGCGCGTGCTGGAAGACAACGCCGAGGCGATCCTGGCGATCAGCATGGCCGCCGCCGAAGCCGATTCACTGCTGGACCGGCACATCCGGCTGATCAGCAACCTGCAGGATCAAGCGGGTGTCGACCCCCAGGTGGAGGGGCTGCCGGCCGCGCCGGAACTGGTGCGCCGTCGCACCATGGGGCTGGGCCTCACCCGACCCGAGATCGCCGTGTTGCTCGCCCAATCCAAGAACCTGGTGGCACAGGAGTTGCTCGCCTCCGAGATTCCGGACCATGAGGCGTTCGCGCACCGCCTCGGCGACTACTTCCCCGCTGCGGTCGCCGAGCATGCCCACGCCGAGATCAGCCGCCACCCGCTGCGCCGTGAGATCGTGGCGACCTCGGTGGCCGGTGAGCTGATCAACCGGGTCGGCCCCGGCACCATCTACCGCATGCAGGAGCGGTTGGCGGTGACCACGCCCGAGGTGGCGCTTGCCTACGCCACGGTGCGCGACATCCTCGACCTGGACGCACTGTGGGCGGCCGAGTTGGCCGGCAACAGCGATGAGGGCCGGCGCATCCAGGCGCTGCTGCAGATGCGCGAGCTGGTCGAGCACCTGACGTCGTGGGTACTGCGCAACGGGGACGGCAACCGCGCCAAGGTGAGCGAGGCGATCGGCCGGCTGATCATCGCCGGCGGGCCGGCAATCTGA
- a CDS encoding type IV toxin-antitoxin system AbiEi family antitoxin domain-containing protein has product MLDDYLRNHDGVITRAQALSAGLSDDAISRRVRSGHWLRCAPGVFFVDDRPFTDSARVRSAVWSYGPAATASGLAAAWWHGVTRYPPESVEVTVPRVSNHRKRDGIRVRRRDLPGSDIVERNGLRVTALPLSVIEAATRRGGGATLMDAALQRHVELKQLWDAHLRNKGRHGSPAARILLLSAADGARSEAERLLVKLLRRNKITGWKANHPVAGYKIDVVFPAARLAIEVDGWAFHSNADDFVNDRNRQNVISLLGYQILRFTWLDLTEYPDRVLAEIRNALE; this is encoded by the coding sequence GTGCTCGATGACTACCTTCGCAATCACGATGGCGTAATCACCCGGGCACAAGCCCTGTCCGCCGGGCTCAGCGACGACGCCATCAGCCGTCGCGTTCGTTCGGGCCACTGGCTGCGTTGCGCACCCGGAGTGTTCTTCGTCGACGATCGTCCATTCACCGATTCAGCACGGGTGCGCAGCGCGGTGTGGTCGTACGGGCCGGCCGCCACCGCCAGCGGCCTGGCCGCCGCATGGTGGCATGGCGTCACGCGCTACCCGCCAGAAAGCGTCGAAGTCACCGTGCCCAGGGTGAGCAATCACCGCAAGCGCGACGGGATCCGGGTCCGACGCCGCGATCTGCCCGGCTCCGACATCGTCGAGCGCAATGGACTCCGTGTAACCGCACTTCCACTTTCAGTCATCGAAGCCGCGACCCGCCGCGGCGGTGGCGCCACGTTGATGGATGCGGCATTGCAACGGCACGTCGAGCTGAAGCAACTATGGGATGCGCACCTGCGCAACAAGGGCAGGCACGGGTCGCCGGCGGCCCGGATCCTGCTGCTGTCCGCAGCAGATGGCGCCCGTTCCGAAGCCGAGCGCCTGCTGGTGAAACTATTGCGCCGCAACAAGATCACCGGATGGAAGGCCAACCATCCAGTCGCGGGATACAAGATCGACGTCGTCTTTCCGGCGGCAAGGCTTGCCATCGAAGTCGACGGCTGGGCTTTTCACAGCAACGCTGACGACTTCGTGAACGACCGAAACCGGCAGAACGTCATCTCGCTGCTCGGGTATCAGATCTTGCGGTTCACCTGGCTCGATCTGACTGAATATCCCGATCGCGTCCTCGCCGAGATACGCAATGCCTTGGAGTGA
- a CDS encoding APC family permease: MSEQLASTELERAEREEGLVAKGLAPGRIGTFTGAILGISTVAPGYTLTASIGLIVAAVGLKMPAILIAGFIPMFLTAYAYRELNSRAPDCGASFTWSTKAFGPYVGWMCGWGMVIATIIVLSNLASIGVLFGYEFLGKVLHNETLAMLPADNVAVNIVSTVLLLAIATFISCRGITTSEKVQYVLVGFQMTVLVTFAVVAIARSGEVEGHLSFDIQWFDPFTGLTMSAFVIGLIGSIFAFWGWDTCLTLGEESKDPTKVPGRAGLLCVMSILLTYLLVAVAVMMYAGVGTTGLGLGNEEIAENVFGALAYPVLGDWGGPLLLLAVFASSIASLQTTVLPAARTMLAMGAYGAFPKRFASVNPRSLSPVFSTVVAGVVTACFYTIVTLLSERTLLDTIAALGIMICWYYGITAFACVWFFRKELFLSPRNVIYKLVFPAVGGVMLLSVFVKSVLVSMDPEASGSGASIGGIGLVFYLGFGILLFGAVLMLGLRFVQPAFFRGETLTMDTPPIP, encoded by the coding sequence ATGTCTGAGCAACTGGCCAGCACCGAACTGGAACGGGCCGAGCGGGAGGAGGGCTTGGTCGCCAAAGGCCTGGCACCGGGACGGATCGGCACCTTCACCGGAGCGATCCTCGGCATCTCGACGGTGGCGCCGGGCTACACCCTGACCGCCAGCATCGGGCTCATCGTCGCGGCCGTCGGCCTCAAGATGCCCGCCATCCTGATCGCCGGCTTCATCCCGATGTTCCTCACCGCCTACGCCTACCGCGAACTGAACTCCCGCGCACCCGACTGCGGCGCGTCGTTCACCTGGTCCACCAAGGCCTTCGGGCCGTACGTCGGCTGGATGTGCGGGTGGGGCATGGTGATCGCCACCATCATCGTGCTGTCCAATCTGGCCTCGATCGGCGTCCTCTTCGGCTACGAGTTCCTGGGCAAGGTGCTGCACAACGAAACGCTCGCGATGCTCCCTGCGGACAATGTCGCCGTCAACATCGTTTCCACGGTTCTGCTACTCGCCATCGCCACCTTCATCTCCTGTCGCGGCATCACCACCAGCGAGAAGGTGCAGTATGTGCTGGTCGGGTTCCAGATGACCGTCCTTGTGACGTTCGCGGTCGTCGCCATCGCGCGGTCCGGCGAGGTCGAGGGGCACCTGAGTTTCGACATCCAATGGTTCGACCCGTTCACCGGACTCACGATGAGCGCCTTCGTCATTGGGCTGATCGGCTCGATCTTCGCCTTCTGGGGCTGGGACACCTGCCTGACGTTGGGCGAGGAGAGCAAGGACCCCACCAAGGTGCCCGGCCGGGCCGGATTGTTGTGTGTCATGTCCATCCTGCTGACCTACCTGCTGGTGGCGGTGGCGGTGATGATGTATGCCGGAGTCGGCACCACCGGGCTGGGGCTGGGCAACGAGGAGATCGCGGAGAACGTGTTCGGGGCGCTGGCCTATCCGGTGCTGGGTGACTGGGGCGGCCCACTGCTGCTGCTGGCAGTGTTCGCATCGTCGATCGCGAGCCTGCAGACGACCGTCTTGCCTGCCGCCCGCACCATGCTGGCGATGGGTGCCTACGGTGCGTTCCCCAAGAGGTTCGCCAGCGTCAACCCGCGATCGCTGTCACCGGTGTTCAGCACCGTGGTCGCCGGTGTGGTCACCGCCTGCTTCTACACCATCGTGACACTGCTGTCCGAGCGGACACTGCTGGATACCATTGCCGCCCTTGGCATCATGATCTGCTGGTACTACGGCATCACCGCGTTCGCCTGTGTGTGGTTCTTCCGCAAGGAACTGTTCCTCAGCCCGAGGAACGTCATCTACAAGCTGGTGTTCCCGGCAGTCGGCGGTGTCATGCTGCTGTCGGTGTTCGTCAAGTCGGTGCTGGTGAGCATGGACCCGGAGGCCAGCGGCAGCGGCGCGTCGATCGGCGGCATCGGCCTGGTGTTCTATCTCGGATTCGGCATCCTGCTGTTCGGCGCCGTCCTCATGCTCGGCCTGCGTTTCGTCCAGCCGGCATTCTTCCGGGGCGAAACCCTGACCATGGACACGCCGCCGATTCCCTGA
- a CDS encoding universal stress protein produces the protein MNTPRIAVAYIATPGGDDAVAVGEQIARTLGAGLDLCMVLPSDRSALAPTPGDVLHREADGWLAAAAAGVRNDVPVTTHLSYDESSTVGLIAAAENLGADALVVGGAGGGMAGPLSLGSVVNDLVHASPIPVVIAPRGARLQRSERIREVTCAIGTRPGATLLLNTALRFCRATETPLRLVSLVAVDDARRLEAAQQHAQRALDQAKDFLPDDVPVSSRVATGPTVEEAVNKLGWKDGDMIMVGSSRLAQPRRLFLGSTAAKMLRVLQVPMFVVPKDEGAEHV, from the coding sequence ATGAACACTCCACGAATCGCCGTCGCCTACATCGCCACACCGGGAGGTGATGACGCCGTCGCGGTCGGGGAACAGATCGCCCGCACCCTGGGCGCCGGCCTCGACCTGTGCATGGTTCTGCCCAGTGACCGCTCGGCACTCGCCCCCACCCCCGGGGATGTGTTGCACCGGGAAGCCGACGGCTGGCTGGCCGCCGCCGCGGCCGGGGTGCGCAACGACGTGCCGGTGACCACCCACCTGAGCTATGACGAGTCCAGCACCGTGGGCCTGATCGCGGCGGCCGAGAACCTGGGCGCCGACGCGCTGGTGGTCGGTGGAGCCGGCGGCGGGATGGCCGGGCCCCTGTCTCTCGGTTCGGTGGTCAACGATCTGGTGCACGCCTCGCCGATACCGGTCGTGATCGCACCGCGCGGCGCCCGATTGCAGCGCAGCGAGCGGATTCGTGAGGTCACCTGCGCCATCGGCACCCGGCCCGGAGCCACCCTGCTACTCAACACCGCCCTGCGGTTCTGCCGGGCCACCGAGACGCCCCTCCGGCTGGTGTCGCTGGTGGCCGTGGATGACGCCCGCCGGCTGGAAGCCGCTCAGCAGCACGCACAGCGTGCCCTGGATCAAGCGAAAGACTTTCTGCCAGATGATGTTCCGGTCAGTTCACGGGTGGCCACCGGCCCGACCGTGGAGGAGGCGGTCAACAAGCTGGGCTGGAAAGACGGCGACATGATCATGGTCGGTTCGAGCCGGCTGGCCCAGCCGCGCCGCCTGTTCCTCGGGTCGACTGCGGCGAAGATGCTGCGCGTTCTGCAAGTCCCGATGTTTGTGGTACCCAAGGATGAAGGGGCAGAACATGTCTGA
- a CDS encoding PucR family transcriptional regulator — protein MRWVIEQSDLHLRLLAGSAGVGREVNLVLTTELANPAEWLSGGEMVLTTGISLPASGRGRRRYLRLLAESGVAAVGFGIGLTFDAVPGDVVDAAEELGLALIEVPLRTPFAAVVQRVGSRIAELEYDAVLRASRAQPRITRAVVSDGPRGVAAELGRALKAAVVVLDPTGTVIASQPSNLSVTTVNLVRDSIEPGAASGVRVLSDGTTVAQQDIRVGGRSHGVLAVVSPGALSPVDQVLFGHATSLLALDFEKPARLQEVQRLLNEQALGLLLTGELDPDPVYAQLGPVTDAAGRIRVLVVEFDDEVKSATHRRRTVAAVVRELEAAGHPVFVHGADHRLTVLLPGTVTVDGAAGLLGGLDRSVRKSSRSGLSGTQPLSRLMQAVDDARLAASVAERGCYPLEFAALAGSALLSSGPSREVLVALGAAVLTPVADHDAQHGTGLMAALRAFLEANGQWEAAAAALGVHRHTMRKRIEMTESLLGCDLGVARVRAELLLAILARG, from the coding sequence GTGCGATGGGTGATCGAACAGTCGGACCTGCATCTGCGTCTGCTGGCGGGCTCGGCCGGTGTCGGGCGCGAGGTGAACCTGGTGCTGACCACTGAACTGGCCAATCCGGCCGAATGGCTCTCCGGTGGCGAAATGGTGCTGACCACCGGCATCAGCCTGCCTGCCAGTGGTCGCGGGCGGCGTCGTTACCTGCGGTTGCTGGCCGAAAGTGGGGTTGCTGCAGTTGGATTCGGTATTGGTCTGACATTCGACGCGGTCCCCGGCGATGTGGTGGACGCTGCCGAGGAACTCGGGCTGGCGCTGATCGAGGTGCCGCTTCGCACCCCGTTCGCGGCGGTGGTGCAGCGGGTCGGTTCGCGCATCGCCGAGCTGGAGTACGACGCGGTGCTACGCGCTTCCCGGGCGCAGCCGCGCATCACCCGGGCGGTGGTGAGCGACGGTCCGCGCGGTGTCGCGGCCGAACTGGGTCGCGCGCTGAAAGCCGCGGTGGTGGTGCTGGATCCGACCGGGACGGTGATCGCATCGCAGCCGAGCAACCTCAGCGTCACCACGGTCAACCTGGTGCGCGACTCGATCGAACCGGGGGCCGCGTCGGGGGTGCGGGTGCTCTCGGACGGCACCACCGTGGCCCAACAGGACATCCGGGTCGGCGGCCGCTCGCACGGCGTGCTCGCCGTGGTCAGCCCGGGCGCACTGAGTCCGGTCGACCAGGTTCTGTTCGGGCACGCAACATCGTTGCTGGCCTTGGATTTCGAGAAGCCGGCCCGGCTGCAGGAGGTGCAGCGGCTGCTCAACGAACAGGCGCTGGGACTGCTGTTGACCGGCGAGCTCGACCCGGATCCGGTGTATGCACAGCTGGGTCCGGTCACCGACGCCGCGGGCCGGATCCGCGTACTTGTCGTCGAGTTCGACGACGAAGTGAAGTCCGCGACCCACCGGAGGAGGACGGTTGCGGCGGTGGTGCGCGAGCTGGAGGCGGCCGGACATCCGGTGTTCGTGCACGGTGCCGATCACCGGCTGACGGTGTTGCTGCCGGGCACCGTGACGGTGGACGGCGCCGCCGGTCTGCTTGGTGGGCTGGACCGATCGGTGCGCAAGTCGAGCCGCAGCGGGCTCAGCGGGACGCAGCCACTGTCCCGGTTGATGCAGGCTGTCGACGACGCCCGACTGGCCGCATCGGTGGCCGAACGGGGTTGTTACCCCTTGGAATTCGCCGCGCTGGCCGGCAGTGCGCTGCTGTCTTCCGGGCCCAGCCGTGAGGTGCTGGTGGCGCTCGGGGCGGCGGTGCTGACTCCCGTGGCCGACCACGACGCGCAGCATGGAACCGGGCTGATGGCGGCGCTGCGGGCGTTCCTGGAGGCCAACGGCCAGTGGGAGGCCGCCGCGGCGGCCCTCGGCGTGCACCGGCACACGATGCGCAAGCGGATCGAAATGACCGAGTCGTTGTTGGGTTGTGATCTCGGGGTGGCCCGGGTGCGGGCCGAACTGCTGCTGGCGATCTTGGCGCGCGGCTGA
- a CDS encoding TetR/AcrR family transcriptional regulator, producing the protein MARRVKPDEYAARRREILDAALRLIHDKGYERMTIEDVLAKVQMSKGALYHYFGSKQALLEGIVDAMTEGATPPLEAVVADPSLDAIAKLHAYFGASAAWKADNPAAVSILMTLWRDENALFRQKLAKESMRTSVPMLEAVIRQGCDEGVFDAGFPHEAAMFIAGLDGVLADAFAVAMEQDGSRGIDAGGPRAQRVIGAYLQAIERILGLPDGSLAPVAEGPAAAVRET; encoded by the coding sequence GTGGCCCGTCGGGTCAAGCCGGATGAGTACGCGGCCCGTCGTCGGGAGATCCTCGATGCCGCTCTGCGGCTCATCCACGACAAGGGCTATGAGCGGATGACCATCGAGGACGTACTGGCCAAGGTGCAGATGTCCAAAGGCGCGCTCTACCACTACTTCGGGTCGAAGCAGGCGCTGCTGGAAGGGATCGTCGATGCGATGACGGAGGGTGCGACGCCGCCCCTGGAAGCGGTGGTCGCCGATCCCAGTCTCGATGCCATCGCCAAGCTCCACGCCTACTTCGGCGCGTCGGCCGCATGGAAGGCTGACAACCCGGCCGCTGTGTCGATCCTCATGACCCTGTGGCGGGACGAGAACGCGTTGTTCCGCCAGAAGCTGGCCAAGGAGTCCATGCGCACGTCGGTGCCCATGCTCGAAGCCGTCATCCGCCAGGGCTGCGACGAAGGCGTGTTCGACGCCGGGTTCCCGCACGAGGCGGCGATGTTCATCGCGGGCCTGGACGGCGTGCTCGCCGATGCCTTCGCCGTCGCGATGGAACAGGACGGATCCCGCGGGATCGACGCCGGCGGGCCCCGCGCGCAGCGTGTGATCGGCGCCTACCTGCAGGCGATCGAACGCATCCTCGGGTTGCCCGACGGCTCGCTGGCGCCCGTTGCCGAGGGGCCTGCCGCCGCGGTACGGGAGACGTAG